From the Oryctolagus cuniculus chromosome 17, mOryCun1.1, whole genome shotgun sequence genome, the window GGAAGATACAGCCTGGTAAGTGAGATTTTTATCGTTCATAGATTTAAGTAATATCTCATATAATTAAAAGAAAGCCTCATTTCCCACTGTGGGCAGCCAAATGATTCAGTAAATTGGTCTGGAGTCAGGGGAGAAGCAACTTTGGGACTGGGCCACTATTGGAGGTCACATCATTCCTTTGCTCCCAGGCCTTGGGTGGACGGCTCTTCACACCAGGTGTTCCTAACAGAACCATTCTCATTGCGACTTTGTTTCCTTGAATTGGTAAGCTGCCTGCCTTGGCTGTGGGTATGTGTGGTTTTCCAGTGAAGCTTTATATGTGGAACAGTGGAAAGTCTAAGAAATCATCTCCTTCTTTTTAGACTTTCCAGTTCCCAAGGTGCAATCTTAGGGAGCTGATAAACCTGCATATATCATCTGTGGATTGATTATTTAGCCAGGATGGGATCTACCTCTTATTCTGTAAGATCGCATCtgcttcaaattaaaaatatacacaatcCTTTTGTGAAGTGACAGCAATGGGTAACAAATGAGTTTATCCTACACATTAATTGAATAGAAAGCAACACGTAAATGTTTGTTCTACCTTAATTACCAAACTGCATTCCATTGTTTAATTTCAGGCCTTTTCTAACACAGAAGCTGCATTTAAGAGCCTTAGGGATGGAGTGCCCTTTTATGGAGGAGGCTCTCTGAGCTATGTTGGAGGCTGTGTTTGTGGTCCTGCTGGCTGTGAAACTGCCTCAGTCCTCTAGGATACACCCTGTCCATCCTGGAGTAATCTGCAGGATTGCAACATTGTTATGCAGCCAGTATTGCAGTGCCCTGTGCTTTTCGAATCCAGACAGGGTTGATTCAGCCCTTTATTCTTTGGAGGTAGATAAATTTGAGTGTCACACAGTTTATAGTTGTGGGCTGGCTGGCAAGAGGGAGGGCAGATACTGTGGGCATAGCTGTTTATAAGTATGCAGCTATATTAAGTAAGGGAGGAGTGGGCTTCTGAGGGTCAGGTTATGAGGAATGTTTGGAAATCAAGACTTGATCTGTAAGAATAACcaagttcctgtttcctgttgGATTTTTAAATTGGGGGTTGGTGGGAGAAATTTCATTTGATCTAAATGACAGTTGGCCTAATTCCTACACAGAACAAAATGCCACCAGTGAGCATTTAGCATATTCTGGGCATCTCTGCAACCTTATCAGTATGTTCTAATGGCAAAATAGAACATTTTATAGTTTCACTAAAAGCAGTGAAATGTAAATGTCCCCATGCCGTTTGGCAGCATTCTGAACCATTTCTTTTCCCCATACATCCCCTCACCCCACTAATTTGGACTTTGGTGCATGTCTGTTTCTTTCAAGGAATTTTGCTCCATACATAAACTGCTTTGGGTAGTttacttgttttaattttattaaatcatttttGTTTCCAGCTTTTACTTGGCAGAAATCTCCATGGCTTTGGGGCATTTACATCAAAAGGGGATCATCTACAGAGACCTGAAGCCGGAGAATATCATGCTTAATCACCAAGGTGGAGATATACTGTAAACATTTTTATAGtaaataataatcttaaaatcctcgcacacaggctgtggccaTTTTCAAAGCCCCATATTCATCTCTATTATTATACATTTCCTCCCTCAGTATTAATGGCATCATAATACTTGCTGGTGTTTAAGTATTATAGTTGCTGAGATTAAAGGAGTTGAGGATAATAGCCACTCAACTGCCTTTTTCAGTTTAATCCTTATTCTTTATagcttttctttgccttttttttaagtctttgcaCAAAATATTATGGACCAAAAGCCAATTGAAacattattttgatttgtttctttttttttttttttttttttttttttgacaggcagagtggacagtgagagagagagacagagagagaaaggtcttcctttgccgttggttcaccctccaatggccgccgcggccggcgcaccgcgctgatccgatggcaggagccaggatccaggtgcttttcctggtctcccatggggtgcagggcccaagcacctgggccatcctccactgcactccctggccatagcagagagctggcctggaagaggggcaaccgggacagaatccggcaccccaaccgggactagaacccggtgtgccggcgccgcaaggtggaggattagcctattgagccacggcgccagccttgatttgtttcttaaattgaaaagtgaatcttaatggagtTTTATTGACAATGCACAAATATTTTATGACAAATTTTACTAATGTTGAAAAAAGGGAAAGGATTGGAATTGAGCCAGATATCTGATATagccttgaaaataaaatatttagtggACATCAATTTATTCTTGCTGTCTGGTTCATTGTTTCTCCTTTCTATCACCACCTTCCCTGAAAAGCTAGATTCTGATTCTGAATTCTAAAGCAAAGAATTAGGAGACGGATAGAATAGAAAACAACTTCTTTGATCCATAAGTTTGAGTAATTTAGGTGTTTATTTGACAATGAAAGACATATGTATCAGAGTATAGTATGTATTTACATTTCAATTAATAAGttattgccttttcttttctctgcaaTGAATCTGAGTCCCTAGGGTTGTTGAACCACTGGTTAATAACAGTTCAGTAAAGCTGAACTTGAATTGAAATGATCTTTGTGGAAGGTGATGAAAGTTTCAGTTTCTGGATCTGAGATGATTAACCCATGCCAATTTCAGTTCCTTCTCTTAACTGGTAGCACTTGCCAGAAGAGGCTAACTTGTTACAGTGACTTTCTAAGATCATTTTAAGAACTTTTAAGTCACAGTTTACTGTGATAAAGGCTATTTAAAGTGTAGTGTCACACTTTTGTTGAAACAGTGCAGCATATGTTTATTAGGGTCTGTGACTTGAGCCAGACTTAATAAAGATTTTTCCCTAGGACTTTGCTTTCTCAGAGTGGTAGACGATTCTCCGTAAAGCTATGGATAGGTGAAGCTAGGGGCTTAGACAAATGGATTAACTTTCTTCTGTTTTGTCTTTATCATCATTTATCATTTATATTGTTGGCAAAAGGTGATTCTACCCTAGCCTTCAAGTGTTAGCATTCCATTTTATGGATGGCACCTTGTTAGTTCTTGATATCTGCAAGAAGAGTTTAAGGCAGGAAACACTGAATAGAAGGATAGATTATTGTTTTATGTGATATGCTCAAATACTGCACATACTTAGAACTCTTGGAATAATCATGCTATAATCTTTTCATTGTAGGTCATGTGAAACTAACAGACTTTGGACTATGCAAAGAATCCATTCATGATGGAACAGTCACACACACATTTTGCGGAACAATAGAATACATGTGAGCTGAGTGTTAAATGTAACTGGTTTGGGATTGATAGCTAACCTTTACCTAGTTTAATAATAGTGTCTAAGTTTTCTGTAGCATCAGTGActccatctatttttttaattttcagatataTAAATGGTTGAATTTTATGCATGCTATTTTTCTCATTGTAGGGCCCCTGAAATCTTGATGAGAAGTGGCCACAATCGTGCCGTGGATTGGTGGAGTTTGGGAGCATTAATGTATGACATGCTGACTGGAGCAGTAGGTGCACAGTTAAAAGCTGCATGTATTATGGTCTTGTGCTGAGTAGTTTTCAAATCATTATCACAGGAGGCCATTCCTGTACTTTTTGAAAATGTGGAATTATTTTCAAGCCTAAAAATTTATCAGCAGTTTAATTCTAATAATGCCTTATGATTATATAGGatccatccttttatttattttttaaagatttatttgaaaggcagagaggcagagagaaagagaggtctcttatccgctggttcactccccagatgcctgcaatggctggagctgtgcctgtctgaaaccaggagcctggagcttcctctgggtctctcatgtggatgcaggggcccaaggacttagaccatcttctgctttcccaggccatagcagagagctggattggaagtggagcagccaggacacgaaccatcgcccatataggatgctggcattgcagacagcagctttatcctctatgccacagcaccgacctctTGGGGGTCCatcctttaaaaaacatttttattttattttatttatttttttatttatttttatttttattttattttatatgttggGACTGGTGTTTTGACTTGTAAgttaaactactgcctgtgacactggcattctatatggacgccagtttgagtcccatctgctctatttccattccagctccctgctaatgtgcctgagaaagcagtggaagatggcctaactgcttgggcatctgcacccatgtggaaacctggaagaagctcctgcctccagcctggcccagccctggcctttgtagccattctgggagtgagccagtgaatggaggatctgtctgtctctccctctctctttttatacctctgcctttcaaataaataaatgatctatgTAATGGCAGTCCTGTGAAAGAGATGTAGGTTAGATAATGTCCTCACTTTATAAATAGAGAGATCAAAACATAAAATCACATGCTTTGCCAAGTATCACACAAGTGACTGGTGAAAACTCAGGCTTCATTCCAGGTCATTGCTGAACTCCTCTGTGATGCTTCTTGAAAACTACAGGTCTTCAGTAGTCAGCCCATTTCACTGCATACATTTCTGACCACCTTGCATAATTGACTAATTCAGAAAATGGATgatattctttaaaatgtttttatatgctAATTTAATCTCTTTTCTACCCTTAGCCCCCATTCACTGGGgagaatagaaagaaaacaattgaCAAAATCCTCAAATGTAAACTCAATTTGCCTCCCTACCTCACACAAGAAGCCAGAGATCTGCTTAAAAAGGTAGTTTTTTAATGGGTACTCGAAATATAAGTCTCAATAACTAATTTTAACTGGGTAGAATCTAACATTTTGAATAAAGAATCATACAAGGTATTGAACAAATAAAGCATGCAGTTTATGAAGGCATAGTAccaatttgtttaaagattttttctttttattttcagactATTTAGTAGTAACTGATAAATTACATTTTCTAAAGGTAATATAAATGAACAAATTatacaaagggaaaaaataaatatgattgaAGTTCTTTATCAATACTTTATTTGTTTCCCCCTTAAGCTGCTGAAAAGAAACGCTGCTTCACGTCTTGGAGCTGGTCCTGGGGATGCTGGAGAAGTTCAAGTAGGGATTGACATATTTGGTGTTCTGGGAAAAGACtgcttattttgcttattttgtgttTGTCAGGGTTGTATGTAGTTGCTTATAAGTTTAGCTGATTTTGTGATTTGTCACTTCAAACAGTTAATTTGTCATCCCAGTAAAATCTgttctccttgtctttctctattcttttttctAGGCTCACCCATTCTTCAGACACATTAATTGGGAAGAACTTCTAGCTCGAAAGGTGGAGCCGCCCTTTAAACCTCTGTTGGTATGTATCCATGAAAACAGATAAAATTGAGGGACTTTGTGCttttctagaaaaagaaaaaccttagagcagttttaaacatatttttaaattcaaagaaCTTTGGTCTTCTCTTTAGAATCTTTATTTGGTATTTTGTTTACAAGAATTAATGCCAGTGGTGACTGATGACTATATTAGCTATTATTTCAAGaagttgagaatttttttcccctaatttaACCGACTGTAAACTTGATTCTCTGGGAATTTTTTGTTCAAAATGTAGGATATATGTGTAATTTGCTAGGCCTGCTATATCAAAGTACCACATACTGAGTGGCTTAagtaatagaaatatattttctcagatCTGTAAGCTAGAAGTCTAAGATTAAGTTGGCGGGATTGgttactttttttccttaaaggtttattttatttatttgaaaagcagagagaggggagggagggagggaacaagggagggagagagagagagagagagaaacagattttccatccataggttcattccccaaaaggttgcaatgattggcgctgggccaggctggagccaggagctttattcaggtctctcaagtgggtgcaggggcccaaacacttgggccatcctttgctgctttcccagttgcactagcaaggagctggatcagatgtagagtagccaggacttgaactggtgcccatatggggtgccagtgctgcaggcagcagctttacctgctttgccacagcactggccccagattggTTGTTTCTGAGGACTGTGACAGAGACTAAGTTCCATGCCGTTCCCCTAGTTTCTGATGATTTGCTGGCAATTTTTACCTATCTTTGGGTTATAGATATATCACCTGGATAtctgtttttatgtttatttgtgcTCAAACTTActcctccctttttaaaaataaatttattaattattttttaaggaagacaaatttcataagtacactttaggaatatagttattcttcccaccatacctcctccctctccccttcccagtcccattctccattaagattcattttcagttaacttagtacacagaagaccaactctatgccaagtaaagatttcaacaatttgcacacacacatacacaaagaaacTGAGAACTAaatttacagttaactctcataatacaactcattgaggagttgtatgcatggggagttagtgcacagtgactcctattgttaacaattaacacttttgtATATGAAGTCAGTGGTCAGTGACCAtatgaggctcttgacatgagttgcctaggctatggaagccttttgaatccacaaactccgtcagtagtTAGATAAGCCCATAAGCAAGGTGGAAGTTTTttcctccctttaaaaaaaaagtacatcctcagctggcaccatggctcaattggctaatcctccacctgcagcgccagcaccccgggttctagtcccggttgcccctcttccagtccagctctctgctgtggcccaggaaggcagtggaggatggtccaagtgcttgggccctgcacccgcatgggagaccaggaggaagcacctggctcctggcttcggattggtgcagcacacctgCCGTAGCGGctttttggggggtgaatcaatggaaggaagacctttctctctgtctctctctcactgtccaactctgcctgtcaaaaaaaaaaaaaaaaaaaaaaaatcctcctttgatggccacttctttctgctgggatctcactcagagatccttcatgtagaacatttattgccacagtgtcttggctttccatgcctgaaatgttctcataggcttttcagccagaccaggaagccttaagggttgattctgaagtcagaatgTTATTtaagtgattatcattctatgagtctgctatgtggactgcttcccatgttggaactccCTCACCCcctttttataaaattctttatttaaaaggcagctagaccggcgccgtggctcactaggctaatcctccgcctagcggcgccggcacaccgggttctagtcccggttggggcgccggattctgtcccggttgcccctcttccaggccagctctctgctgtggccacggagtgcagtggaggatggcccaggtgcttgggccctgcaccccatgggagaccaggaaaagcacctggctcctggctcctgccatcggatcagcgcggtgcgccggccgcagcgctctggccgcggcggccattggagggtgaaccaacggcaaaggaagacctttctctctgtctctctctcactgtccactctgcctgtcaaaaaaaaaaaaaaaaggcagctagAGAGTGTGTCCCCatttctggttcattttccaaatggtggcaacagccagggctgggctaggctgaagacaggagtcaggaactcatccccggttttccatgtggatggcgGGAACTCTACTGCTTgaatctgctgcctctcagggtgtacattagcaggcagttgggattgggagcagagccagactcaaaccctggcactccaacaGGCAATACGACCATCCTAAACCCTggcttaactgctttgccaaaacACCTTTTCCATGTAAGATTACATTCTGATGAACTGAAGATTAGAACTTGAACATATGAATTTGGAGGTAAGGAAAGCCACACAATTCAACCTTTAACAATGTGAATATGAGAAAATACATTAGTGTTTTAGTTCTTTCAGCCCAGAATCTAAGAAAACAtagtttctttttccatttcttgggatgtgggtggaggaagaggaacatgatattgatgatgatgattatttgTTCATGGAGTACAAGATGACCTTTAAAATGTCAGTATATACAGTTGTAAGGATAATTAACTGTCAGATACCTACTGCCCAACTTCAAAAATTATCAGGGTTGTCTTTAAAACATACTTGTAAACATAACCACCATGCCATCATTACACCTAGAAAAGTTGATGATTTCCCCAgttgtttttcagttttgaatctctttttttcccttttgcttcAGTAAGAATCCAGTCAAGATCTATGCATGGTTTGGTACTGTATCTTTTAGGTCTCTTGATTTTTAGAAAATCCCCTTTGACATCTTCCCCTGGGTATTTACTGAAGAAACTGGACCATTTGTCCTGCAGACTTTCTCCCATTTTGATTTTGCTGGATTTATTTCCATGATGTTATTGACCATGTTCATCTGTTGTCTTTGTTTTCAAAACCAGTAATTAGATTTAGGTGCTTCATCTAATTCAGATTAAACTCTTGAGACTGTATGCCTCAGTCAGGAAGTGTAAGCTGTAGTTGTATTTCTTTCAGTGATGTTGGTGGTCATTGAAGCGTACATCAGTAATTCTTAGCTGGGGTAATCTGGTGACTCCAGAGACATTTTTATTGCCACAACATAGGAGAAAGACCACTACATGTATCTAGGGCTAGGGACCAGCACAGGACAATGCCAGTAACAGAATAATCAGACCCAAAATGTAAATAGTGCTGAGGTTGAGAAACTTTAGCCTAATCTCATGGTTTCATTAAGGATTTGAAAAATAGCCTTAATTCTGTTATTCATTCTTTATTAGCTGAAATTCTTGCATCAGTTGTTTGGTTACCCAAAGTGTAGGAAAGGCAagataaatattttcacattttcaaaatgaaaaaatgagtTCCCTAGCATCTTCCAGAATTAACCAGTGaattttctgacttcttttctTAGTATCATTATGAACTTACACATTTTAGCATATTTGAGTGTTCAATACATTGCAGTTATTTTATTGAtgctcatttttctcatttttggaCATTAGGTTCATCTTTAGTTTGATTTTGGATTCTTTTTGTCATGACCACATCACATCAAATGACCACATCTGatgagaggaaaaggaagaaactaaTAATATTCTTTATTTATCTTGTATAATTCCTACTCCATACTGAGAATCACTCATTTCTCCAAGGAAATATTTCTAATGGGAATCAGAATTTGGAGATCACAATCGAGGCACTGACAGTACTCATTGTTACTGGGTTGATCATATTAATATGTCTTAAAACTATTCAgaagtatattttataaataaggtcAATGTTATTTTAGTATTAAGTCAGATTTTCTAAATTAGTATATTTTCCCTATATTTAACCTAAGAGTCTAACCAAATGGATTGGGAAAGAGAGAAGGTATTAAAGAAATCTGGTAgttaggggcctgcgctgtggcacagctggttaacgccctggcctgaagtgctggcatcccatatgggcaccggtttgagttctggctgctccacttccaatccagctctctgctatggcctgggaaagcagaagatggcctaagtccttgggcccctgcacacgtgtgggagacccggaagaagctcccggcttctggcttcagattggcgtggctctggctgttgaggccaattggggagtgaaccatcggatgggagacctctctctctttctctctctctctctctctgcgtaactctgactttcaaataaataaataaatctttaaaaaaaattagaaatctggTAGTTAGAACTTAGGTAATACTACTCTTTCACGAGAAAATATCCTCATGCAGGGTAGACTATTTTTATTCCTTGGGAAATCTAAAGGAGTGAAACAAGCCATAGGAAGAAACTTTAACTAGAGCATCTTGCCAATATGATTTGCGTTTTAACTCCTTAGTTTTTCCGGTTCATTACAAACCTGCAGTGGCCAACTGAGCAAATTATTTCTAGGGATCTGGCTAGTGAACTAGGCACACTGAAGCTTTGTGAGGGGAAAACTGATTACATTTTTAATAGGAATGATATCTGtatgctaaaatatattttaatgcatgtttaaaatttataatttgttCATAGATTTTGCCTTTTTTCCATGTGGACTATGTCTACTACAATTACTCTGATATTTTATTAGTCAGCTCCTGCAAAACAAGCTCTACCCAAAGCTTGCAACACATTTGATTTATGTGTATGATGTAGACTATTCATCGTTTtctaatcattttgtttttataaagcaaTCTGAAGAGGATGTGAGTCAGTTTGATTCAAAGTTTACACGTCAGACACCTGTTGACAGCCCAGATGACTCAACTCTCAGTGAAAGTGCCAACCAGGTCTTCTTGGTAAGTGAAACAATTTCCATGTGGCCATGGGAAATTGGATGGGCTCTTCAGTAAGAAAATTGATTTGGCTGCTTTTGCAGTTCACGTGGTAACCTAGATaactttgttgttgttcttaaaTTATTCCTTTATAACTTACTGGTACCTAGAAAATTGATCATAATCCAACATTCCAATTTAGCAATTGCAGTGGGAACATATGATTCTTTGGAGTCTATGATTCCTTTTTTGGTTAAGCCAGTGAGTTAAAATGATGTGAGGCTTAGCATCTCAATCAAAAACTACAGCCACAATACTGAGAGGAAAAGAGCtcacagttttcttcttcagAGATCTGGagtacttttttttctgttttaaaaaggcagagtgacagggagaaacagtGCATGCgtgagaaagatctttcatcttctggttcactccccaaatggtcatgatggacaggcctgggccaggctgaagccaggagcctgaaactccatctaagtcactcacatagatggcaggaacccaagcacttggggcatcctctggctgctttcccaggtgcattatcaaggagctggatcaacagcagagcagccaggacttgaataggcactgCTGTATGGGAtgcaagttgtggcttaacttgttgcactataacactggccccttgggCATTCTTAACATAAGTCTGTAGGGAATTTCTAATGTTAACTGTGACTACTCAACATCAAAATACATTGATTCAAATGTGACAGTAAATAAGTTTGCATTGTACAAGTATTTGTGTGAGATTATACTTCAGAAGCAAAGCTAAGCCCTTATGTATTGGCCAACAAAGATGATGGATTTATATTAGATGGGCATCGAGTACTGCTTGCCTAAGTATCAGGTGTGCTCATGTTTTTCACTACTTCTGTGTCACATGGACATCTACTCATTATTTATCCTTTGTAACCTTTGTCATTTCCTTTTCAGCTACTTCTAGAGAATATAGAGAAAGCATTCTTTGCGGAGGCTTTTCCCCCATTTGTTTCTGAGTTCTCTGGATTTGCCACTAACTTAATTCTCACACACTTTTTCATGCTGTTGACAGCATAACCCAAGTAGTGTTGTATCTTCTAGGGTTGGGAGTAAGTTCTGAAGTTAACATGAAATGCAAAAACTGTATATAATCAAAATCACTTTTAAGTCATCTTACTTAGTACAGTATGGATTTGAATAAACATCACTGAGGAGTAATTCTATACATGTATGATTAGGTAGTAATATATAAGAAGAGGGGTCAgtatttggcctagaagttaagacactgcttggtacacctgcatcccctatagGAGTGCCTCACTTTGTGTCctcctccattcctgattccagcttcttgctaatgcacaccctgctcAGTtagctaggtccctgccacccatgtggcattTGCTATGTCTTTCAGGGTTTTACATATGTGGCTCCATCTGTACTTGAAAGTGtgaaagaaaagttttcctttgaaCCAAAAATCCGATCACCTCGAAGATTTATTGGCAGCCCACGGACACCTGTCAGGTATTTCAGTCTCTGTTATTCTcagtcttttgtttttgtttttca encodes:
- the RPS6KB1 gene encoding ribosomal protein S6 kinase beta-1 isoform X7; the protein is MRRRRRRDGFYPAPDFRDREAEDMAGVFDIDLDQPEDAGSEDELEEGGQLNESMDHGGVGPYELGMEHCEKFEISETSVNRGPEKIRPECFELLRVLGKGGYGKVFQVRKVTGANTGKIFAMKVLKKAMIVRNAKDTAHTKAERNILEEVKHPFIVDLIYAFQTGGKLYLILEYLSGGELFMQLEREGIFMEDTACFYLAEISMALGHLHQKGIIYRDLKPENIMLNHQGHVKLTDFGLCKESIHDGTVTHTFCGTIEYMAPEILMRSGHNRAVDWWSLGALMYDMLTGAPPFTGENRKKTIDKILKCKLNLPPYLTQEARDLLKKLLKRNAASRLGAGPGDAGEVQAHPFFRHINWEELLARKVEPPFKPLLQSEEDVSQFDSKFTRQTPVDSPDDSTLSESANQVFLGFTYVAPSVLESVKEKFSFEPKIRSPRRFIGSPRTPVSALIWTPPLLEHFEHWIAGVSSLLSHHKSAWRPQPS
- the RPS6KB1 gene encoding ribosomal protein S6 kinase beta-1 isoform X12 encodes the protein MRRRRRRDGFYPAPDFRDREAEDMAGVFDIDLDQPEDAGSEDELEEGGQLNESMDHGGVGPYELGMEHCEKFEISETSVNRGPEKIRPECFELLRVLGKGGYGKVFQVRKVTGANTGKIFAMKVLKKAMIVRNAKDTAHTKAERNILEEVKHPFIVDLIYAFQTGGKLYLILEYLSGGELFMQLEREGIFMEDTACFYLAEISMALGHLHQKGIIYRDLKPENIMLNHQGHVKLTDFGLCKESIHDGTVTHTFCGTIEYMAPEILMRSGHNRAVDWWSLGALMYDMLTGAPPFTGENRKKTIDKILKCKLNLPPYLTQEARDLLKKLLKRNAASRLGAGPGDAGEVQAHPFFRHINWEELLARKVEPPFKPLLQSEEDVSQFDSKFTRQTPVDSPDDSTLSESANQVFLGFTYVAPSVLESVKEKFSFEPKIRSPRRFIGSPRTPVSSPLS
- the RPS6KB1 gene encoding ribosomal protein S6 kinase beta-1 isoform X5, coding for MRRRRRRDGFYPAPDFRDREAEDMAGVFDIDLDQPEDAGSEDELEEGGQLNESMDHGGVGPYELGMEHCEKFEISETSVNRGPEKIRPECFELLRVLGKGGYGKVFQVRKVTGANTGKIFAMKVLKKAMIVRNAKDTAHTKAERNILEEVKHPFIVDLIYAFQTGGKLYLILEYLSGGELFMQLEREGIFMEDTACFYLAEISMALGHLHQKGIIYRDLKPENIMLNHQGHVKLTDFGLCKESIHDGTVTHTFCGTIEYMAPEILMRSGHNRAVDWWSLGALMYDMLTGAPPFTGENRKKTIDKILKCKLNLPPYLTQEARDLLKKLLKRNAASRLGAGPGDAGEVQAHPFFRHINWEELLARKVEPPFKPLLQSEEDVSQFDSKFTRQTPVDSPDDSTLSESANQVFLGFTYVAPSVLESVKEKFSFEPKIRSPRRFIGSPRTPVSALIWTPPLLEHFEHWIAGTAVWACGRKTDVTLKSLINICKMEF
- the RPS6KB1 gene encoding ribosomal protein S6 kinase beta-1 isoform X10; amino-acid sequence: MRRRRRRDGFYPAPDFRDREAEDMAGVFDIDLDQPEDAGSEDELEEGGQLNESMDHGGVGPYELGMEHCEKFEISETSVNRGPEKIRPECFELLRVLGKGGYGKVFQVRKVTGANTGKIFAMKVLKKAMIVRNAKDTAHTKAERNILEEVKHPFIVDLIYAFQTGGKLYLILEYLSGGELFMQLEREGIFMEDTACFYLAEISMALGHLHQKGIIYRDLKPENIMLNHQGHVKLTDFGLCKESIHDGTVTHTFCGTIEYMAPEILMRSGHNRAVDWWSLGALMYDMLTGAPPFTGENRKKTIDKILKCKLNLPPYLTQEARDLLKKLLKRNAASRLGAGPGDAGEVQAHPFFRHINWEELLARKVEPPFKPLLQSEEDVSQFDSKFTRQTPVDSPDDSTLSESANQVFLGFTYVAPSVLESVKEKFSFEPKIRSPRRFIGSPRTPVSALIWTPPLLEHFEHWIAG